From the genome of Impatiens glandulifera chromosome 9, dImpGla2.1, whole genome shotgun sequence, one region includes:
- the LOC124914782 gene encoding UDP-glycosyltransferase 91C1-like translates to MAIVHVVMVPFVAFGHMIPFLELGISLAKSGSIKISFISTPKNIDKLKPRVPPALDHLINLVALPWPSVDLPLPAGIESTADIPLEKSQFLKIAYDLLKQPFKNFVTQNSPDWILVDGLAHWASEVAVECNIPSILLSIFCVATSVFFGPPEYLHGDGQKLLRSSPESLTSLPPWIDFPSTLAYPSCHSAGIFFGFFGDNASGIPDAHRLAKVATTCKAIAVRSCRELEGEYIDLLGKLTGKRIIPVGLFPPSPPENLREIEKDEAYKWLEKLKPKSVVYVSFGSEWKVTKEQVNEIANGLEKSGVQFLWTLRTPIWSVETGVEVLPPGFVDRTSDRGRTHIADWFPQMEILSHPSIGGCLFHAGYGTAVESLQFGHCLITLPLVIDQPLVSRMLVDKGLALEVERKEDGSFDGDAIASALKRAMGSQSKEAGEELIARASEISKALNDQKKNDEYLNGLVEFLING, encoded by the exons ATGGCAATCGTCCATGTAGTGATGGTACCCTTTGTGGCATTTGGTCATATGATTCCATTTCTTGAATTGGGCATATCTTTGGCCAAATCTGGTTCAATCAAAATCTCTTTCATTTCAACTCCTAAAAACATTGACAAGCTCAAGCCCCGAGTTCCCCCAGCTTTAGACCATCTCATCAACCTGGTCGCACTGCCGTGGCCCTCCGTCGATCTTCCCTTGCCGGCCGGTATCGAGTCCACCGCCGACATTCCCCTTGAGAAAAGCCAGTTCTTGAAG ATAGCCTACGACCTTCTAAAACAACCGTTCAAGAATTTCGTCACCCAAAACTCGCCGGACTGGATCCTTGTAGACGGCCTCGCTCATTGGGCAAGTGAAGTCGCCGTGGAATGCAACATTCCCAGCATTCTTCTTTCTATCTTCTGTGTCGCCACAAGCGTCTTCTTTGGTCCGCCGGAATATCTCCATGGCGACGGCCAAAAACTCCTCCGATCATCACCTGAAAGTCTCACGTCGCTGCCTCCGTGGATAGATTTCCCCTCAACCCTAGCTTACCCTTCTTGTCATAGTGCCGGAATTTTCTTCGGATTCTTCGGAGATAACGCCTCGGGAATACCCGACGCTCATCGGTTAGCAAAAGTCGCGACCACTTGTAAAGCGATCGCAGTACGTAGTTGCAGGGAACTCGAAGGCGAGTATATAGATTTGCTGGGGAAATTAACCGGAAAACGTATAATTCCTGTTGGGTTATTCCCGCCGTCACCGCCAGAGAACCTTAGAGAGATCGAAAAGGACGAG GCGTATAAATGGTTGGAAAAGCTAAAGCCCAAATCGGTAGTTTACGTGAGTTTTGGCAGCGAATGGAAAGTGACGAAAGAACAAGTGAATGAAATAGCAAATGGACTTGAGAAATCTGGTGTTCAATTTCTTTGGACATTGAGAACACCCATTTGGTCCGTCGAGACCGGCGTGGAAGTCTTGCCGCCGGGGTTCGTTGATCGGACCTCCGATCGAGGGAGGACCCACATCGCCGATTGGTTTCCCCAGATGGAAATCCTTTCCCACCCATCAATCGGAGGCTGTCTCTTTCATGCAGGTTATGGGACGGCGGTAGAATCGTTACAATTTGGGCATTGTTTGATCACACTTCCATTGGTGATTGACCAACCATTGGTGTCAAGAATGTTAGTGGATAAGGGACTAGCTTTGGAAGTGGAGAGGAAAGAAGATGGGTCTTTTGATGGGGACGCCATAGCTAGTGCTTTGAAGCGTGCCATGGGCTCACAGTCGAAGGAAGCTGGAGAAGAACTCATAGCTAGGGCAAGTGAAATTTCTAAGGCGTTGAATGATCAGAAAAAGAATGATGAATATCTTAATGGTTTGGTGGAGTTTCTCATAAATGGGTAA
- the LOC124915609 gene encoding UDP-glycosyltransferase 91A1-like, with the protein MAIVHVVMVPFVAFGHMIPFLELGISLAKSGSIKISFISTPKNIDKLRPRVPPALDHLINLVALPWPSVDLPLPAGIESTADIPLEKSQFLKIAYDLLKQPFKNFVTQNSPDWILVDGLAHWASEVAVECNIPSILLSIFCVATSVFFGPPEYLHGDGQKLLRSSPESLTSLPPWIDFPSTLAYPSCHSAGIFFGFFGDNASGIPDAHRVAKVTTTCKAIAVRSCRELEGEYIDLLGKLTGKRIIPVGLFPPSPPENLREIEKDEAYKWLEKLKPKSVVYVSFGSEWKVTKEQVNEIANGLEKSGVQFLWTLRTPIWSVETGVEVLPPGFVDRTSDRGRTYIADWFPQMEILSHPSIGGCLFHAGYGTAVESLQFGHCLITLPLVFDQPLVSRMLVDKGLALEVERKEDGSFDGDAIARALKRAMGSQLGEAGEEELIARASEISKALRDQKQNDEYLNDLVEFLING; encoded by the exons ATGGCAATCGTCCATGTAGTGATGGTACCCTTTGTGGCATTTGGTCATATGATTCCATTTCTCGAATTGGGCATATCTTTGGCCAAATCTGGTTCAATCAAAATCTCTTTCATTTCAACTCCTAAAAACATTGACAAGCTCAGGCCCCGAGTTCCCCCAGCTTTAGACCATCTCATTAACCTCGTCGCCCTGCCGTGGCCCTCTGTCGATCTTCCCTTGCCGGCCGGTATCGAGTCCACCGCCGACATTCCCCTTGAGAAAAGCCAGTTCTTGAAG ATAGCCTACGACCTTCTAAAACAACCGTTCAAGAATTTCGTCACCCAAAACTCGCCGGACTGGATCCTTGTAGACGGCCTCGCTCATTGGGCAAGTGAAGTCGCCGTGGAATGCAACATTCCCAGCATTCTCCTTTCTATCTTCTGTGTCGCCACAAGCGTCTTCTTTGGTCCGCCGGAATATCTCCATGGCGACGGCCAAAAACTCCTCCGATCATCACCTGAAAGTCTCACGTCGCTGCCTCCGTGGATAGATTTCCCCTCAACCCTAGCTTACCCTTCTTGTCATAGTGCCGGAATTTTCTTCGGATTCTTCGGAGATAACGCCTCGGGAATACCCGACGCTCATCGGGTCGCAAAAGTCACGACCACTTGTAAAGCGATCGCAGTACGTAGTTGCAGGGAACTCGAAGGCGAGTATATAGATTTGCTGGGGAAATTAACCGGAAAACGTATAATTCCTGTTGGGTTATTCCCGCCGTCACCGCCAGAGAACCTTAGAGAGATCGAAAAGGACGAG GCGTATAAATGGTTGGAAAAGCTAAAGCCCAAATCGGTAGTTTACGTGAGCTTTGGCAGCGAATGGAAAGTGACGAAAGAACAAGTGAATGAAATAGCAAATGGACTTGAGAAATCTGGTGTTCAATTTCTTTGGACATTGAGAACACCCATTTGGTCCGTCGAGACCGGCGTGGAAGTCTTGCCGCCGGGGTTCGTTGATCGGACCTCCGACCGAGGGAGGACCTACATTGCCGATTGGTTTCCCCAGATGGAAATCCTTTCCCACCCATCAATCGGAGGCTGTCTATTTCATGCAGGTTATGGGACGGCGGTAGAATCGTTACAATTTGGACATTGTTTGATAACACTTCCATTGGTGTTTGACCAACCATTGGTGTCAAGAATGTTAGTGGATAAGGGACTAGCTTTGGAAGTGGAGAGGAAAGAAGATGGGTCTTTTGATGGGGACGCCATAGCTAGAGCTTTGAAACGTGCCATGGGCTCACAGTTAGGGGAAGCTGGAGAAGAAGAACTCATAGCAAGGGCAAGTGAAATTTCTAAGGCATTGAGGGATCAGAAACAGAATGATGAATATCTTAATGATTTGGTGGAGTTTCTCATAAATGGGTAA
- the LOC124914349 gene encoding protein farnesyltransferase subunit beta — protein sequence MEPPEYGRLTATQHQQCMVEYKIFEMFNLFMSIPQSAQKVMLEIQRDTHIEYLTKGLGQLNSSFVVLDSNRPWLCYWILHSIALLGESVEPELEKNVIDFLSRCQHPSGGYGGGPGQLPHLATTYAAVNSLITLGSAQALSSINRDKTYEFLLKIKDPTGAFRMHDGGEIDVRACYTAISVASALNILDCRVAQNVGDYILSCQTYEGGIAGEPGSEAHGGYTFCGLAAMVLIDEVHRLDLPKLINWVVFRQGIEGGFQGRTNKLVDGCYSFWQGAIFALAQQLHSVIYEQLLLSDDADESSTDSAHSLADSDNELSLEENSFPADLSCCINQEDGKNVVERAKYFNIGLRFAKQHAELEPLFQSMALQQYIILCCQDEEGGLRDKPGKHKDYYHTCYCLSGLSVCQYSLSNAAGSLPLPRAVLGPHSNLLEPIHPLFNVVLERFYEAHKFFSML from the exons ATGGAGCCGCCGGAGTACGGTAGACTAACGGCGACGCAGCATCAGCAATGTATGGTGGAGTATAAGATCTTCGAGATGTTCAATCTCTTTATGAGTATTCCTCAAAGCGCACAGAAAGTCAT GTTGGAAATTCAACGGGATACCCATATCGAGTATCTGACCAAAGGCCTCGGACAACTCAATTCCTCGTTTGTCGTCTTGGATTCCAA CCGACCATGGCTATGTTATTGGATCCTCCATTCCATTGCTTTACTTGGAGAATCAGTTGAGCCTGAACTAGAAAAGAATGTGATTGACTTCCTAAGTCGTTGCCAG CATCCATCTGGTGGATATGGCGGTGGACCTGGACAA TTACCCCATCTTGCTACAACATATGCTGCAGTGAATTCACTTATAACTTTGGGTAGTGCCCAAGCTTTATCATCTATCAATAG AGATAAGACGTATGAATTCTTGCTGAAAATAAAGGACCCAACCGGAGCCTTCAG GATGCATGACGGTGGAGAAATAGATGTTCGAGCTTGCTATACTGCAATTTCC GTTGCTAGTGCTCTGAACATTCTGGATTGCAGAGTTGCTCAAAATGTTGGAGATTACATCCTAAG TTGTCAGACCTATGAAGGCGGTATTGCAGGTGAACCAGGTTCTGAAGCTCACGGTGG GTACACCTTTTGTGGTCTAGCAGCAATGGTACTGATTGACGAGGTTCATCGCTTAGATCTGCCTAAACTAATT AACTGGGTGGTGTTTAGGCAAGGAATTGAAGGAGGATTCCAAGGGAGGACAAATAAGTTGGTTGACGGCTGCTATTCTTTCTGGCAG GGAGCAATATTTGCACTGGCGCAACAGTTGCACTCGGTCATATATGAACAATTACTGCTTTCAGACGATGCAGATGAAAGCAGTACAGACAGTGCCCATAGCCTTGCTGATTCCGATAATGAGCTCTCATTGGAAGAGAACTCGTTTCCTGCAGATTTGTCCTGTTGCATTAACCAAGaag ATGGAAAGAATGTTGTCGAACGGGCAAAATACTTCAATATCGGGCTGAGATTTGCGAAGCAACATGCTGAATTGGAGCCTCTCTTTCAAAGCATGGCCTTGCAGCAGTATATTATATTGTGCTGTCAG GATGAAGAAGGGGGACTTAGAGATAAACCGGGGAAGCACAAAGATTATTACCACACATGTTACTGTTTGAGCGGTTTATCAGTGTGTCAATATAGCTTGTCTAATGCAGCGGGGTCTCTGCCTTTACCAAGGGCAGTATTAGGTCCACACTCCAATTTGTTGGAGCCCATTCATCCTCTCTTTAATGTTGTCTTGGAGCGATTCTATGAAGCCCACAAATTCTTCTCAATGCTCTGA